Genomic segment of Populus nigra chromosome 14, ddPopNigr1.1, whole genome shotgun sequence:
TCCATGTAGCGTTTTCGTTTACATCACAGAAAAGTGGGCATGTACGCTACAAATTTATGAGTCTTTGGCTTCATTACTGTTCTGCTACTATTTTTCTTTGACAATttgagcttcttttttttttttttaataaaaaagcaaatacTGACAACTGTCTTGGTACCCAGTAGTTGATGATTCTGGACCCATTAGAACAAGGAATTAAAAGAATCCGCAGGATTCGTCGGtggattttatgatattattattattattttaataacccAGAATAgttaagtattttttgtttttttaaatattttttatttgaaaatatatttaaataataatattttattttttaaattttatttttaatattaacacattaaaataatctaatatatatacatataaaattgaaataagccGGCTCTAACCATGATACTAGATTGATCCTTATATTCAATGTTCCctcgttttcttttaataaatcagggaattttattttttcttaagagaaaaaataaaaatttcctgAAATAACtgacccagaaaaaaaaacctatgcaACCGACGCAAGAATCTGACAAGTTCATGAAACAAATCGAGGAAGTGGGCAACAAAATCGCTAGGTTAAGATGTTGTCTTAAATCCGGActgcatttttgttttgttttcttgagcAACTTGACCTGGCCTGACTGGGGCCTCAGGCCTTTCGGAATGCCCCCTCCAACTTTAgagattgattaaaaaaacattacatgtttgaaaatagttttggcAGTACAAAAATAATCCACGGAAAATAAAACtatacattacaaaaaaatattcttgagaAATATCAAGATTCTCGAAATACATggacaagaagaaaaaattccCATAGGAAGAAAATTATTCCCGACTGTTCaaataataaagcaaaaaaattaatttatttttcatgaaaatataaatttacatgACGTGGATACAATTTTATCCatgagttaaatttttttaaaatattttatataaattaaattaaattaattatttttaattttctataatttttaaaaatcggAAAATGAAATGGCagtctattttgaaaaaaacaaaaaacctaaaaatatataaattatatattgttatGCTTCGGGCCATAGATTGCTAGGCCCAAGCCTGGTTAAATTGCTTCGAACTTCTGTCAGCCATATGATATCCGGGCCATTTTTAGTTTAGGCCTAAAAGACAAGAAGAAATCCATTCCTGAAAAGATTTTCAGTGTTTGTTTTTTCCGATATTaccataattttaaagaaaattaaattatttttttaatttaaattattttttaatttttttaattgttttgatagcctaataataaaaataaaaaatataattttaatgtattttcaaacgaaaaataaatcttttttcatttaaaacctaATTGAAATGAAATGTATACTCATTTCTTCGATGTTATTCAAGATCCAAACAAGCAGCTACAATATTCCAGTTGTACTTCCCAAAAACTAAGTAGAAATGGCATAGCAATTACTGTATGTTCATGCATCCTTCTCAACGCTGTTCACATCAATGGCGATGGGTAGATTCTCCCTCGTGTAAAATTTGGAATATATTTGGGACCAAACTCGTGATAGACCAACGACAAGAAGAGAATTGTTGCATCAAATCTTAAATGTGAAATTTGCCTAAAAAGCTTGGATTAGGGACAGCCTGCATTATAAACGTGCATGCCATTTAAGATTACTTTAACACTCTTTTCTTAATCATCACTCCTTAACCACgtgattaataattaaatggtGATTTTAAGGATAGTATTATATATCCCATGATGGTGTTGATTCTGACGGTGccctaaataaataattatttatataaagcaAATGCTCTCAAGTTTCGAATTTCAAGGGAGAGATATGATCTATCATTTAGCTAGACGATCCCCATCATATCGTCTTTCTTACTCATCTGTTAGGATGAGCCTAACGTGGTAGCAGTTAATATCAGTTGgccattcttttctttcttctgaaATGGTTAAGAACTTAAAATTCTTGAACTACAATGGTGGTTGTTGTGACAAAACTCTTCAACAAAAGCTGTCGGTCATGGACTGACTGTTGTGATTTAGGTGGTGTTTGTTTCTCAAATAATCATACAtgtgttaaaaattataaaataaaattatttaaaatttttaaaaattcttttagatATATCTAAagttgtttaaaaatttaattcttttaattttaaataattctttaaaggttgGGTTGTCACATACCACAAGCCgtttaattcttcaattttcaataataataattcacacAAATCATCTATgaaaaatttcttaaatttcttttctattattatgtttaaaatGATGGCTCTAGTATtatatttacatatattttttatctactAACAACCACTCctcatatttaaaataaaaatcacagcttggaaaatctaaaaaacttataaatatcAGTCGgccattcttttctttcttctgaaATGTTTAAATGGGTTAAGAACTTGAAATTCTTGAACTCCAATGGTGGTTGTTGTGACAGAAGTCTTCAACAAACACTGTCAAATGCAGGATGCTCCCGTGATTCTTGAGATCTGATAAGTGGGGCCTTTCCCAATTACGAGGGGGGGAAGATCGTATCAGTAATGTGCAGTGATTTATACCACCGCCtgtaaaaacaattaagaaattgaaattagaGAATTCTTCTGGTCTGAATGGCATCTCATCTCGTTCTCCAATTCTGATCAGCAACACAGACATGTTGGTTCCTGGCTTACTATTCCACGCAGGCTTCCCAGTCACCATCTCAACAATAGCACAGCCAAGAGCCCAAGAATCAACCCCCGACTCGTATTCATTGTTGTCGACTGATTCAGGTGCCATATAAAGAGGAGTCCCTCTAATTTCAGCTCTCCCTGTTTCTCCCCTGCTTTCTTCGCCAGCCCAAAATCTGCAATCTTCACTTCACCATTCTCGAACGACAACATATTATCAAGCTTCATGTCACAGTGAACAAAACCCTTATCGTGCATATGACGCAGACCCTTCCGAATCGACCTTGCATAATCTTGAGTTTATGTGATAAACGGTCTCCTTAAGCATCTCATGGAACAATTTAACTCAATAcgttatataatttatattattttctaacatatcttttaaaataaaagatttttaagtttaaaatttatacaagtttacactattttgtatttaatttttataaaataaattaagattataaGGTTCAAACTCGTGAACGTTTGGTGATCAATACtttaatatcatgttaaaaaaataatttaatctaatagtttaaataGTTAAGTgagttcataaaataaaataagatttacaatattttaaaaaattagtatttaatttttataaaataaataaagattgtaagggaaaaaatcaaaataaaatatatttttaacttcacTAGGatcttaaattgattttaattgttcgtttaattgattatttgctCTTTAATATTAACtatgctatatttttttataataagtttCAACATCTTCTCTTATGTTTAAtcttttaagcttttttataGGTGGACTTGATTCTTATACatcattttaagattaattttgtatatatacctgatattttattgtattttcttattGTGTATTAAAATATACAGGTATAatacttgattttattaataaaatcaaatccatCATGTGCTGCACTGTTTTGTGCCACAAATTCTAGAAACAGATTTAAAAAATGGATATATAACAGTGACAAATGGAAAAGATCAACTTTCATGGAAAAGAAATGTAATTGACCTGTATCTCAAATACAAAAATGATGCTCTGTACTAAGCCACCAATCATGACTGTTTCATAAGCTAAAAATCAGTCTGCTAAAAACAAATCTCTGCTCAATGTTCTACTcatgtacattttttttttttttttggggggggggggggtatatacataaaaaatcaatggaatCTCCATGGCTGGATATAACTTAAAAAGGTAGAGAGAATATATCTCCCCAGTTGATTGAATCTTTGGTCTCTGTTCCAGCTCTGCCTCATCTAATCGTGAACCAGCACCCAGAATCACACCAATTGCAACTCCGATCACCTGTTAGCTGCCGGATTCTATCCGAAGGTGAAGCCAAACAAGATGAATGTAATGAAGGAAATATTGATTCCAGTTTCCCATCAGACCAAGCCTCTGATATTGGCGATAATGATTGAATAGAAACCCACTCTGAGAAATCAAAATGGCATCTTGGTGATGTTGGTAATTCCTCGCTTTCTTCTTTGAATGGAACAGTTTCTTTAACTTGGTCAGCAACGAAAGGATGTTCCAAAAGCATGTCAGCCGTCCATCTTTGTGTAGGATCTTTAACAAAACACTTTGACAAAAAATCTTTGCCTTCTTGGGACAGTTCTTCAGGAATGATTGGCAATTCATCTCCTTCTCCAATTCTGATCAGCAACACAAACATATTGGCTCCTGGCTTACTATTCCACGCAGGCTTCCCGGTCACCATCTCAACAATAGAACAGCCAAGAGCCCAAATATCAACCCCCGACTCGTATTCATTGTTGTTGACTGATTCAGGTGCCATATAAAGAGGAGTCCCTCTAATTTCAACTCTTTCCTGTTTCTCCCCTGCTTTCTTTGCCAGCCCAAAATCTGCAATCTTCACTTCACCATTCTCGAACAACAACATGTTATCAAGCTTCATGTCACAGTGAACAAACCCTTTTGAGTGAATATGGCGCAGACCTTTCAGTATCGATCTTGTGTAGTCTTTGACATCACTTTCTTGCAAGCAACCACCAGATTTCTTGAGCTGGTAAGCCAAGCTGCCTCCTTTAGCATACTCCAACAGCAAATTGTATAAACGTTCGTTGTCTTCTTCTACAGTTTGACAGTCGCCGAAACATTGGATGATTTCTGGACAGAAgccaatttcattaaaaatctcCCTCTCGTTCTTGAGAAAGGTGGTGTCTGATTGGTTGCAGGACTTCACTGCCATCACTGCAGGATATGAAGAAGATGACTTTTTGGTGGTTGCAAGATGGACCGTGGATGAGCTGCCATAGCCAAGGCAGCCTCCTCTTACCCACTCCATGCTCGTTTAGCGTTtgcagaagagaaaaaaattgaaaaccatgTAGTgtgagaaaaggaaaaggagaaacGGTGGGTTATATAGGGAGTTTTCTCAAGTGGAAACGGTCTGCTAGGTCATAATTTTTGGACCcaatataataattttctttttgaacaCGATccaatataataatattcaCAAATTGGGTTCATTTCGATAGCAACAGGATGTGCTAGGGGCTCGCAACTATGTCTATGTGTCAATTACATGCCATATGTAATATCTCAATTTTTAACTTATATAATTCATAGGTTAATTTCGTATTAATCTTAGCATTAAAAATTCAACACCtattttttacatgaatatacatgaattaataaaaatatgggTTCACATAtcccaatttgtttttttcactaccataaaatttatcaaattcaaataGATATATTCGATAGAACAAATACTATTAGTAAATTACAATGATTTttacccataaaaaataatgtaaatttattgtttattatattaaaaataatgctaGTCAAACAATACGATATTAATTGTATTAGTgtaataaatgtttttcataAGAACTAATAAAGAGACTGGAATGGATCCTTCTGTtagattttttctataaaaataaaattcattaattgttttttgggagtttttctttttagttcttatggaaacatctttttttatttctcaaatatattttttaaatacggggagagaatatatatatatatatatatatatatatatatatatatattgcaacaatcctatttattaagaaaagaaaCCTCTACGTTTATTATTAGCAGATCATTTCGTAACATGTGGTGGAAGTAAGAATATTGTTTCCTGGCGTTCAattaaagattatatatatggCATGTTACCAAAATGTTACACTGGCCAAATATTAATTGTCCCATATGCTTGggaaagattttaattttacaaactgTTATGACATGgcatcttattatttttaaaatatattttagataatattttattattatctcaagacaaaaaaaattaattagttggaGAGACAAAGatgacaatataaaataaatttatttacaagagtgaatttttatacttttaaaatatatgtgaaGTATCTCGTCTATCtccaatgtttttatttatttttaaaatttattagatgTTATTATAGTGAAGGCataaatatcaagaaaagaaagagaaggttGCCACACCTCAATTCCAGCCgcgtcataaaaatatgaagctaattctgaatttttttttttaaaaaaaaagcccaagTGGTCGTCGATCTGGAATAATCAGTACAAAACATGCAGTGGAGAGAGATACCACGTTTGTATTGTATGGTCGATCTGCTGCCGCAACCAGCCCTAGCTAGGCATCACATGTTGTCACGCTGTACACAATAATAAGAATTAGACTACGCTGCCTGCCACCGCGTTTCCATGACTTGGGGACCCAATCAATATGTATATTAATCTGTATCTATTTACTACCACACACACGCCTAGAATTTCTGGTTTCGGAGAAGTAGTGGACGGCGTTTCGGGTAACTAGATCCCAATCTTGACTCACGTGCTTCAAATATTTATCACGTGCTTCAAATATTTATCACGTGCTTCATACACACACACGCAAAAACATATCTAGATTCATTAGTTGATGGATGGTGGTGGCAGCCAAGGCGGAGCATCctgttttggtggttgaatatacctaattattttttaaaatgtattttatttgacaatacattaaataatatttttttatattttaaaatttatttttaatatcagtatatcaaaataatttaaaacataaaaaagttattaatttaaaacaaaaaaataaaaaaatttaaacattttcaaaaatatttttaaaacactaaaacaaacGTAATCAAAACTATGAATTACTCTCTATGTGATCTTCGGTTCGAGTCCttagttgctcatatgatgaccattggaggtttatatggtcgttaactttaaaacccataaaattaatcatagtacgcgcaagctgatccaaatatcaatattaatataaaaaaaaaaaaacaggaatcaCTCCAAGTGAAGGGAATGAACCAGTAAGTACCTAATTAGTATATGTGGAACACACTTTTGTCAATATCTATGCGATGAAATGAAGTGACATGAAACAAGGTGGGGAATATTCGGGCAATTCCTTTATGTTGGAGTGTTAGGTTTGATGAGTGAGCTTAACTTATTAGGTGGGTGTGGTGTGTGGTTGCTCGACCTAATGGCAGTCCTTTGCACAGCCACACGAATTATTTGTCACCGCCTATTTTGAAGCTTGGatgtgtttggtttgctttatacgAGAAGTTTGGGACACTTTCCCTCACAAATCTTCCAAGGTTTCGTTTTATACTTCAAGTAAGATCTTGTGCAcaaattgaagattttttttatagactaGATAGTTCTTGTGCTGACGCACAACCATCAAGAAGAAATATCTTGGTGGATCGCTTGTTATCTTCAATATAATTGTcgattctaataaaaaaaaatgaatttttaatgtaaaaaaaaaaagaaatgaatttatttgtttgaattatACAAAGGAAACAACTGCAGCACTCTCAAATCACTTCCATTTCATttgcaaatcaatttttttttcattattctttcttagagtttgttttaaattgtgtgctcaagttcaaaaaaataatacacatgTACCTCGTTcatgaaaaaatctaaaatttttatatcttaaaataagatttatttgtGAATGCTTCCATACTTTATATTTTGATGGCTAGagaggggaaaaagaaaaaaaactagtttttaattactttaagattttttatgagAGTAATTTTATATGAtaccttataattttttactttctcaTAGTAAATTTCCTTAATCATATTACCTATGAAACATGTCTAAGAGCTTTATGAATAGTGAAGCTCCATTAACTTTTccgagtattttaatataataaggTAATATTGATTCTATTGTTACTCCGACTACTATTacttatgatgatgatgagtatgttaatatatatgttttgattttttttgcaataacaATCTAGAATTATTTGGAAGGCTAAGttaatgtaattatatttttacttattcgtgcaataacatatctaataattaaatttatatatacatgCTGCATTAAATATGTTGAGATTTAGCTTCCCATTAAAAATTGAGTCTTAAAAGTATttgtaagaaataatttttttaaaaaagaaaaaacactagttctttttgtaaagaaaatggATATACAAACAAGTTAAATACAGACGCAATAGTAACAAAATGAGGGGTTAAGGCTTATAAAAATAAGGTGGGGGTCATGATCAAGTAgtacaaacccaaaaatattaAGACATTAAAAAGGTATTTGGGTTTAAGCAGTTACTATTGaagatttatataaaacaaatatgagaTCATAACAAGCCCATTAACCAAATTACTAAGAAAATGAGGGGTTTGGTTatgataattctataaaaacaGCCTTTATTAGCCTAAAACAAGTTGTAATCAATCCCTCAATATTAACCCTACTAGATTTTCTAAACCTTTTATAGTTGAATGTGATATATCCAAAGAAAGAATTAGAGTTGTTCTACGATAAAAGAAAAGATCTATTTCTTACCTAAGCAGGGCATTAAAGGGAAGGAGTTAGGGTTGTCcacttataagaaaaaaaaaaaacctttttgtcattgttttggcaattaaaaaaaaaagcgatCCTATTTGCTTGTCcaaccttttaaaataaaataaaatgattagaaAAGTCTTAACCacttgctataaaaaaaaatataggaaccTTTATCCAGTAAAATGGATCTCTAAATTGCTTGGTCATGATTTTAGAGGAAAgtacaagaaaaacaaggatAATCTAATAGTTGATGCACTTTCTAGAAAGCATGGGGAAGTAGTTATTAGGATTTATTGGGAGTCACAATCCTCTTGATAAATTAGGtaaattttttgaagaaaagttATATTATAGGTTTAGAGATTCAGAACATTCTATAACATATCAAAAGAGATGTCATAGAAGCCCTGAGTCAAAAGTTAGAAAGAAGCATATTGTTGTATAAAGAAAGTCTACATTAGTAAAGTATGTCCCCTCAATATAGCAATTATGCATTGCATACATAACAGTTTTGTGATAAGtcattttgggtaaaaaaagaCCATCAAAAAAGTTACGAGGGATTTTGTTTTAACTagatatgaaatttaaaataaaaaaatacatatgataATATGATGTTTATCAGAGGGCCAAATTGGAGAATATTAAATCTTCTAACTTATTGCAACCTTTTTTTATCCTAGAAGAACCATGACTATCTATTTTCATAAACTTCATTAagagaataaatatattatgatcTTAGTGGTGATTGACAGATTGTTTAAATATGCTCACTTCATGGCATTAGCTCACCTTTATATAACTTTTATGGTTACTCAAGCCTTTTATCAATATGTTATGAAATTACATGGGCTCTCTGAAAATATAGCGACtaataaaatttctattttcacTAGTAAGTTCTAGAATGAGTTGTTCAATGTTCAATGAGTTAAGTCACTCATGTCTACTACCCACCACCCAATGACTAACAAAACTCTAGAAAactatctattttattttgcagGTGATAATCCTAGAAGCTGGTCTAGATGGTTAACAACAATTGAATGATTGTATAATACAATTGACCACTCATTCCTACAAACTACTCCATTTGAGGTACTTTATAGGTATAAGCCacctaattgaataaattatatCACTGAGTTGTCTCTCAATCAAGTAGTAAAGGAACATCTCATAAAAAGGTTTACTATTTTacaaaacatcaaatttaatCTGTTATGAGCATAAaacaaacagaaatcatagacaaatgaaaaaaaaagagcataaattaaagagaaaggTCGGATGTACTTCAAACTTCAGCCATATCGATAGGTAAACATGTCATAAAGGAAAATCAAAATGTAGCCtaatttattatgattcatTTAAAACTCAAGACAACTTCTATAAGGCATATGAGTGCACCCCACCTTTCATGTGTTACTATTAAAGAAAAGGGTTGGAGAAGAAGAGCAATTGGTCTTAAAATTACCTTTGTTTTAGGAAGGGCTACCCGATCCTGAACCTAAAAAGATTTTAAGGCACAAGGAAAGAGTCATTGGGCAACAAATATAACAAGGTTGGTTTAAAAAGACTTATCCTCACCCTGAGGCAAAGGTTGTTTGATGCAGGAATAATGTAATAAGGCTTGTTTTTCTAGTCATATTTAgctaaaaatagaaatataaaattttcacaagagacaAAGAAGAGAACTTTTAGGAAGATGAAAAGAGTTGTCTTGATGAAAAGGTCTTGATTCAATGTTGTATGTTCATTAATGGTGGGTGGTGACACCTAGCTTTTGAATAGGTATCAGTTGGTTAACAACTTCCTCAAATATGGTAGCGCATAGAAATAGCCAACAACAACCAAATATGGGCCAActataaaaatccattttaaatttggatttgaatttttgggctgataaattatttaagaaaaatcatattaaacaATTAAGCAAACAAGTTATCATTATTAGACTTAAGTCATTGTAAGGCTCGAACACCTCAAACTTGTTcaccaaattattattatttaatcttGTCTTtcttaattcaaattattttccaaataaGTATAGAAGTTTTACATATCTTGTAAGAGATATCTTGGTGATCTATATGTGAAAGGggttaaataaaagaaataaaattaccaCCTAGTTTTATGGTAGCTAGAAATCATAACTAGTTTTCAGAGATTATTGAGTAAGGGGCTAGTTAGATAAATGAATGATgaaaattatcctaaaatatCTTATCTAAAGTAAGTTgtattgtgtttatttttaataataaaaatacctaTTGTACATATATGTTAAGATTTTACCTAAACTAAATGTTTGTATTTACTAATTGATGGTAAAAGATTTCTAGAACTAAAGACAATGATTTTGGATCAAGACTAGATAATCAAGCCTAatccttatttttaaattatgggaGCGAGATCCGGAATAGTAAACAATTACTTGAGTTTtaactcattttcttttatttacataatttatattttatttttggaaaaaaggCATAAGGTTTTGACTTCACGCAGACATAATCTTTTTAAAGATTACACCAACCACGAGGAAATTCTTGAATTAAAATCtaacaaattttatttacatatttttttgaagaaaaaataatattatatttattattcttttattagaTGACCCAAACTCAACTTGTCTAGGATAAAACCGTTTGAGAATTATATCATTCACAAGTTGACTTTTAAGAGGgagtaaaattttatttacttatttttaggTAAAATCACCTCTAACATCTTATAGTTTGATCGAACTTGCACTTGACTatcgagttttaaaaaattataattttccttCTAAACTTTAGTATGTGCATAACTGTTTACATCTTGTGTTTGGCACATCcaaaaaa
This window contains:
- the LOC133672472 gene encoding mitogen-activated protein kinase kinase kinase 20, which encodes MEWVRGGCLGYGSSSTVHLATTKKSSSSYPAVMAVKSCNQSDTTFLKNEREIFNEIGFCPEIIQCFGDCQTVEEDNERLYNLLLEYAKGGSLAYQLKKSGGCLQESDVKDYTRSILKGLRHIHSKGFVHCDMKLDNMLLFENGEVKIADFGLAKKAGEKQERVEIRGTPLYMAPESVNNNEYESGVDIWALGCSIVEMVTGKPAWNSKPGANMFVLLIRIGEGDELPIIPEELSQEGKDFLSKCFVKDPTQRWTADMLLEHPFVADQVKETVPFKEESEELPTSPRCHFDFSEWVSIQSLSPISEAWSDGKLESIFPSLHSSCLASPSDRIRQLTGDRSCNWCDSGCWFTIR